CTCCACCGCCTCCCGGTTCACCTCCAGCACCTCCCCGCTAATGGGCGAGAACAGGTCCGACACCGCCTTCACCGACTCCACCTCGCCCATCTTCTTCATCTGGACAACGCGGTCGCCCGGCTTGGGCAGGTTGAGGAACACCACATCGCCCAACTGGTCCTGGGCGAAGTAGGTGATGCCCACCAGGGCGGTGCCGTCGTCCAGCAGGCGCACCCATTCGTGCTCCTTCGTGTAGCGGAGGTTGGAGGGGTAGTAGGGTGTGCGCGGGGTGTTGGGCATAGGCGTATCCTCCTTTATCGGCTTTCGGCGCGCCGCCGGCTGTAGAAGGGGAGGGCAACTACCTCCCCAGGCACGCGCCGTCCGCGAATGTCTACTTCCAGAGGCGTGGCGGGCTGGGCGCAGGCCGGCTCCACATAGCCCATGCCGATGTCCTTCTCCAGGGTGGGGGAGAAGCCCCCGCTGGTAACACTGCCCACCACCTTTCCATCATAGAGAATGGAGTAACCGTGGCGGGGCACCCCCCGCTGGTGAAGCACAAACCCCACCAGCCGCCGTCGCAAGCCCTGGGCCTGCTGGGCCAGGAGGGCCTCCCTCCCAATGAACCCCTCCCGTTGCAAATCCACGAAGCGCTCCAAGCCCGCCTCCAGGGGCGTGGTGGAGGGGTCAATGTCGGTGCCGTGGAGCATCAGCCCCGCCTCCAGGCGCAGGATGTCCCGCGCCCCCAGGCCGCAGGGCTGGGCACCCAGGGCCACAAGCCGTCGCCATAGGGCTGGCCCCCCCTCGGCAGGCACAACCACCTCCACCCCGTCCTCGCCCGTG
Above is a window of Dehalococcoidia bacterium DNA encoding:
- the gcvH gene encoding glycine cleavage system protein GcvH; this translates as MPNTPRTPYYPSNLRYTKEHEWVRLLDDGTALVGITYFAQDQLGDVVFLNLPKPGDRVVQMKKMGEVESVKAVSDLFSPISGEVLEVNREAVEHPEVINQDPYGKGWLLKVRPSDPKELNALLTAQEYEAYVAGKG